CGGCCCGGTCGGTCTCGGCACGAACGGCGATGACCTGGCCGTGAGTGCGGTGGACTTGGGCCCGGCGCATCGGCAACCACGCCTCGAACGCCCCATCGAGCTCGGCGATGGAATCGAACGACCGGCCAGCGATCACGTGATCGCGCACGATGTTGACCTGCCGCTCGACTCGACCCTTGCCGGTGGGCCGGTAGGCAGCCAGCACGTCGATGACGAAGCCGTAATGCTCAGCGAACGCCGCCGCCTCGGGGTGCAGCGGGACCGCGACACCGGGGGCGACGTGGCGCTTGATCACCGTCTTGGTGCGGTCATAGACGATCGCGCCCGGGACGCCACCGAAGTGCGCGAACGCGCGCCGGTGACAATCCCAGAAGCTCGCCAGATCCATCGAGGTGGTGAAACAGGTGAACGGGTCACGCGAGTGCGACAACGTCATGTGGAACGAGTAGACGGCCCCGATGCCGACGTGGGCGAGCAGGTCGCCCTCATCTCCCCAGTCGACCTGGGCCTGGGCGCCCGGGACGACCTCGAAACGGCGGTGCAGCCCGGTCAACGGGTTCTCATCACCCTCAGCCAGCTCGGCGACGATGCGGGGCCGAGCCTCGGCCAGGAACATCTTCACCCGCTGATAGGACCCGGTGAAGCCATGCTCGGCGACGAGCCGCTCGTGGATCACCGTGCCTTTCAGCGTCACATCAGCCCGCAGCCACGCCTCGATCACCCCGACCAACGGGGCGATGACCTTCGGCTGGGTGCCCGCCCGCGGCGGAGCGGACGGCGGGACCGAGGGCGCGTCCTGGGCCAGGTATTTCTTCACGGTGCGCCAATCGACCCCGCACTCGCGGGCGATCTCGGCATAGGAAGCGCCCTGGTGATGCAGGGCACGGAAACGACGGATGTTCATCCAGGACTCCGAATCAACGATCATGAACAGCGGCACCCTTCGGGCTCGTCTACTTGGCGGTGGACGAACCGAAGGGTGACCCCGTTCTAAGGCGAGGAAGGACTCAACTCGCCGAGACCGACCTACACGTCAGGTACCTGGAACGACACATGAGGTGGTACGCGGACATCACCGCCAAGACCCCAACGCCGGAACCCTGAGGAGTTCCTCCGCACCCTCGTCGAAGGCGAGATCGCCTCACGCGATGAGTCCAATCGACGTGCCCGGATGCGCCAAGCAGCCTTCCCTGTGACCAAGACGTTGGCCGAGTTCGACGTCGCCGCCTCGTCGATCCCCACAGCGACCTTCGACTACCTGGCCAGCCTGGCGTGGATCCGTGCTGCGGAAAACGTGTGCATGATCGGCCCGGCCGGCACCGGCAAGTCCCACACCCTGATCGCGCTCGGCATCGCCGCGGTCGAGGCAGGGCACCGGGTCCGATACTTCACCGCCGCCGAGCTCGTCGAGACCCTCTACCGAGGGCTGGCCGACAACTCCGTCGGAAAGGTCATCGAGGCCGTGCTGCGCACCGAACTCATCGTGGTCGACGAACTCGGGTTCGCCCCGCTCGACGACACCGGCGCCCAGCTGTTGTTCCGGTTCGTCGCGGCCGCCTACGAACCTCGCTCGCTCGGAATCGCCTCCCACTGGCCATTCGAGTCCTGGGGCCGGTTCCTACCAGAGCACACCACCGCGGTCAGCATGCTCGACCGGCTCCTGCACCACTGCCAGACCGTCGTCACCGGCGGCGACTCCTACCGCATGAGACAGGCCCGAACGAACGGAGGAACCCGACTCAAGACCAACTGAACCTGAGCAAAGAGTGGGGCACTTTCAGTTGGCCAGCAGCGGGGACCACAACCGGGCCATTGACAGCGGAGGCACTGGAGTTCACCGGCGACCCCCGCGCGGCCTTCGTCGTGACCAGGGGGTGCTGTGGGACCTGGTGGCGATGGTTCTGCATCGGCGTCGGATCTACCTCACGCCGTGACCGTGGTGGCTGATGAGGGTCTCGACTTTGCTCGACCGACAAGGTGACCGCTCGACCGACAACGGGTCTCGACTTCGCTCGACCGGCTAGGGGACTCGACCGGCGCGACGCGCCGACGAAGAACTACATCCGTGTAGTTCAGCCGCCGATGTGGTATTCACACTCGTTTCACTCCACACTACTTGCGTGTCATCTTCCCCATCAGTCACACCGGCCCCATCCGACGTCCCGTTCCCGCCGCGATCGCGGCCGCGCCAGGGATGGCGGCGGCTGCGAAACCTGACCGCTTCGGGCGGGATGCTCGCGCTGGTCGTGGCCGGCGCGTTGCCCCACATCGGGGTCGGTGAGCTGGAGTTGACGCCGTCATTGCAGACCAACCCCGACGCCACGGTGCGCAGCACCGACCTCGTGGTCCCCGCGGCGAAGCCGGCCGCGAAGGAGAAGGGTGGCCGTGCGACCTACGGCACCGCCCAGACCGCTCCGCGCACACCCGCGCCCGAGGGTGGGGGAGACCCGGCTGATGTCGTCGCCGCGGTGACCCAGGAGGAGACGGATGAGTTCGGGCTGGTCGGCGTCAGCTGGACGGTGGGCTCGGCACCCGAAGACCTCGCGGTCGAGGTGCGCACCAAGGCTGACGGCGCCTGGAGCGACTGGGAGGCCCTGGAGGTCGCCGACGCGGTCGACGAGGGCACCGAGGCCGAGCGTGAAGGCACCGACCCGATCTGGACCGGCACGGCTGATGGCGTCGACGTACGTCTGCGGTCTGCCGAGGCGGCGCCCGCGGACATCGAGCTGACCCTCATCGACGGCGGCACCGGCCTCGCGGTCGAGCCCGACGGCGGCGCGGCACTCATGTCGGGCGGGGTGGCCCGTCCGCCAATCCGCACCCGTGCGCAGTGGGGCGTGGACGAGTCCACCCAGGTGAGCTGCTCCGCCCCGACGACCGCGAGCGCTGCGCGCGGCGTCACCCTGCACCACACCGCCGGCCGCAACGGTTACACCCGCGAGGAAGCTCCCGGGATCATGCGCGGGATGCACCGATACCACACGGCGACGCTGGGCTGGTGCGACATCGGCTACAACTTCGTCGTCGACACCTACGGCACGATCTACGTCGGCCGCCGCGGCGGACCCACCAAGCAGGTCCGAGGCGCGCACGCCGGCAACAACGAGGCCAACACCTACTTCACCGGCGTCTCGATGATGGGCAACTTCGAGACCGCGCAGCTGACCACAGCACTCAAGCAGTCGGTGGCCCGGCTGATCGCATGGCGGCTCGACCAGTTCGGTCTCGACCCCAACGCGACCGCCAGCCTCGGAGGCAAGCGCGTGCCGGTCATCCACGGCCATCGCGACATCCACCTCGCCGGGGTGCGCCCCGCCACCGCCACCGCCTGCCCCGGCCGCTACGGCGACGCGTGGCTCAAGTCGACCCTGCGCGGTGAGGTCGCCGCACTCATCGCAGCCGCCCCCGCGCCGGCGCCCACCCCCACGCCGACGCCGGCGCCGAAGCCCACGGACCCCGAGCAGGCAACCGCACCGCCGACCCCCAAGCCGCAGCCCCCGGCCCAGCCCCGCGTGGCCGGGTCCAACCGCTACGCCACTGCGGCGGCCGTGTCGCGCGAGACCTTCCCCACGGGTGCGAGCGTGGCGTTCATCGCCTCCGGGACGTCGTTCCCCGACGCGCTGGGGGCTGGGCCGGCGGCCGGCATCTCCGGCGCTCCCGTACTGCTCGCCGATGCCCGCGGGCTGCCGGCCGAGACCAGCGCGGAGCTGGCGCGGCTGCGTCCGAGCCGGGTCTTCGTCCTGGGCGGCACGATGGTGCTGCCCGCTCCCGTCGTCCGCCAGACCCGTCAGGTGCTCGGGACCGGGACGACGATCCAGCGGCTCTCCGGGACGAGTCGCTATGACACCGCGGCCGCGGTGACCTCGCACTTCTGGGAGCCCGGCCAG
The nucleotide sequence above comes from Nocardioides massiliensis. Encoded proteins:
- a CDS encoding cell wall-binding repeat-containing protein; this translates as MLALVVAGALPHIGVGELELTPSLQTNPDATVRSTDLVVPAAKPAAKEKGGRATYGTAQTAPRTPAPEGGGDPADVVAAVTQEETDEFGLVGVSWTVGSAPEDLAVEVRTKADGAWSDWEALEVADAVDEGTEAEREGTDPIWTGTADGVDVRLRSAEAAPADIELTLIDGGTGLAVEPDGGAALMSGGVARPPIRTRAQWGVDESTQVSCSAPTTASAARGVTLHHTAGRNGYTREEAPGIMRGMHRYHTATLGWCDIGYNFVVDTYGTIYVGRRGGPTKQVRGAHAGNNEANTYFTGVSMMGNFETAQLTTALKQSVARLIAWRLDQFGLDPNATASLGGKRVPVIHGHRDIHLAGVRPATATACPGRYGDAWLKSTLRGEVAALIAAAPAPAPTPTPTPAPKPTDPEQATAPPTPKPQPPAQPRVAGSNRYATAAAVSRETFPTGASVAFIASGTSFPDALGAGPAAGISGAPVLLADARGLPAETSAELARLRPSRVFVLGGTMVLPAPVVRQTRQVLGTGTTIQRLSGTSRYDTAAAVTSHFWEPGQEVVYVASGESYPDALSGGALAALHKAPIVLVGKAALPDGARAELRRLQPQRVVLLGGQAAITEDVMVSIGQALPTTQVRRVSGANRYATSTAIAQLGWRNAGRAWLAAGTDFPDALSAVPAAAAERAPLLLTQQQCLPAEVGTLLKTLGVTERLLLGGTLALADAAATRGC
- the istA gene encoding IS21 family transposase, with product MNIRRFRALHHQGASYAEIARECGVDWRTVKKYLAQDAPSVPPSAPPRAGTQPKVIAPLVGVIEAWLRADVTLKGTVIHERLVAEHGFTGSYQRVKMFLAEARPRIVAELAEGDENPLTGLHRRFEVVPGAQAQVDWGDEGDLLAHVGIGAVYSFHMTLSHSRDPFTCFTTSMDLASFWDCHRRAFAHFGGVPGAIVYDRTKTVIKRHVAPGVAVPLHPEAAAFAEHYGFVIDVLAAYRPTGKGRVERQVNIVRDHVIAGRSFDSIAELDGAFEAWLPMRRAQVHRTHGQVIAVRAETDRAALMPLPPQPYLVTDKHLRRVGKDALVSFEASYYSVPARRVRPGQRVQLQVDGPPGEGIVTIRALGTEGGGWLATHPRAGERGTWMVDEAHWDGLPEGHTRAVTLEPPRRGVADLPAAPDTAGQALEPLSSVLARRHADIAVAARPLSDYDTAGGLR